The genomic segment ACGTACGGTGCAGCTGCCGTCGTCATGGCCTTTGACGAAGAGGGCCAGGCCGACAACCTCGAACGTCGTAAGCAGATTTGCGAGCGCGCCTACAGGATCCTGGTTGATCAGGTCGGCTTCCCCGCCGAGGACATCATCTTCGACCCCAACGTGTTCGCTGTGGCGACGGGAATCGAGGAGCACGCCAACTACGGCCTCGACTTCATCGAAGCGACTCGCTGGATCAAGGAGAACCTGCCCGGCGCCAAGGTGTCCGGCGGTGTCTCGAACGTCTCGTTCTCGTTCCGCGGCAACAACCCCGTACGCGAAGCCATCCACGCGGTGTTCCTGTACCACGCGATCGGCGCCGGCATGGACATGGGAATCGTCAACGCTGGCGCTCTCGAGGTCTATGACGAAGTGCCGGAGCTGCTGCGCGAGCGCATTGAAGACGTCATCCTCAACCGCCGCCCGGACAGTACAGAGCGACTCCTCGACATTGCCGCTGACTTCGCTGGCGACGGATCGGTCAAGGAAGTGGCGACCGAGGAATGGCGCTCGCTTCCCGTTCAGGAGCGCATCACGCACGCGCTGGTCAAGGGCATCGACGAGTTCGCCGAGTCCGACACCGAAGAGCTGCGCCAGATCATTTCCGACCGCGGTGGGCGACCGATTGAGGTCATCGAAGGTCCGTTGATGGACGGCATGAACGTCGTCGGCGACCTCTTTGGTGAGGGCAAAATGTTCCTCCCCCAGGTCGTGAAGTCGGCGCGCGTCATGAAGAAGGCTGTCGCATACCTGCTGCCCTTCATCGAGGCCGAGAAGCAGCCTGGCGATGCCGAGCGCACCAACGGCAAGGTCGTGATGGCCACCGTCAAGGGCGATGTCCACGACATCGGCAAGAACATCGTCGGCGTCGTCCTGCAGTGCAACAACTACGACGTCGTCGACCTCGGTGTGATGGTGCCTGCCCAAAAGATCCTGGATGCAGCCAGGGCCGAGAACGCTGATGTCATCGGCCTCTCGGGTCTGATCACGCCCTCGCTCGACGAGATGGTCAACCTCGCTTCCGAGATGGAGCGACAGGGCTTCGACATCCCGCTGCTCATCGGTGGCGCGACCACATCGCGAGCACATACGGCCGTCAAGGTCGACCAGAAGTACCACGGCCCCGTGGTCTGGGTGAAGGATGCGTCGCGCTCGGTTCCGGTTGTCGCCGCGCTGTTGTCTGACGAGCAGCGACCCAAGCTGCTGGCCGAGACGGCTGCCGACTACGACTCGCTGCGCGAACGCCATGCCGCGCGTCAGGACGCTCGCTCGCTGCTGTCGATTGCAGCTGCTCGCGAGAACGCGACCCCGATCGACTGGACCGGCTACCAGCCGCCGCGACCCCGCATGCTCGCCAAGCAGGCGCGTGACTCGCACACGGATGACTACCACGTGTCGGGAGCTCCAACCCAGTTCGTCAAGACGTTCAGTGACTACTCGCTGGATGAGCTGCGCAAATACATCGACTGGCAGCCGTTCTTCAACGCCTGGGAGATGAAGGGCAAGTTCCCCGACATCCTCAACAGCCCGACAACGGGTGAAGCCGCTCGCAAGTTGTACGACGACGGCCAGGCCATGCTCGACCGGCTGATCGAAGAGAAGTGGATTCGCGCCAATGGCGTGTTCGGCCTCTTCCCGGCCAGCCAGATCGAGGGCGACGCGATAGAGGTCTACACCGACGAATCGCGCACGGAGGTGCTGACTGTCCTCAACCAGCTGCGCCAGCAGGGTGAACACCGCGAGGGCGTACCCAACCGTTCGCTCGCAGACTTCGTCGCGCCCAAGGACACCGGTCTGCGCGACTACGTTGGCGCGTTTGCCGTGACGGCGGGCGTTGGCATCACGGACAAGATCATGGAGTTCAAGAAGGAGCTCGACGACTACAGCGCGATCCTTCTGGAGTCCCTGGCCGATCGTCTCGCCGAGGCCTTTGCCGAGCGTATGCACGAGCGCGTACGCAAGGAGTTCTGGGCTCACGCTCCTCACGAGGCTCTCGACAACGAGGAACTCATCAAGGAGAAGTACGAAGGCATTCGCCCGGCACCGGGCTATCCCGCCTGCCCTGAGCACACCGAAAAGCAGCGCATCTGGGAGCTCCTGGACGTCGAGGCCAACACCGGTATTGAGCTCACCGAGAGCATGGCGATGTGGCCAGGCGCGGCTGTCAGCGGTCTCTACTTCTCGCATCCGCAGTCTCAGTACTTCGTCGTTGGCCGCATTGGTCGCGACCAGGTCGAGGACTACGCCGAGCGCAAGGGCTGGTCCGTTGACGAGGCCGAGAAGTGGCTCTCGCCGAACCTCGGGTATCGCACGGAGAATGAGTAGCCCCTGCGCGTAGGGTTGCGGTGTGAGTGAGCCGATCGACATCCCGCCGCTGAGGAATCCGTGGATGGTCGCGGCATTCGAGGGTTGGAACGACGCTGCTGACGCGGCTTCGGGCGCGGTCGATCACCTCATTGAGGAGTGGGACGCCGAGCTGCTGATCGAGCTCGACCCGGAGGACTACTACGACTTCCAGGTGCACCGTCCGCACGTGACTACTGACGAGGACGACGAACGCGTCATCGTCTGGCCAGCACCGTCGATCTTCCACGCCCGTCCGCGACGCAGCGATCGGGATGTTCTGCTGCTGCGCGCTCCTGAACCGAACTTCCGCTGGGGAGCGTTTTGCTCGACCGTCATCGGCGTGGCGAAGCTTGCCGGCGTCACCGAGCTCATCACGCTGGGCGCTCTCCTCGCGGACTCTCCGCACACGCGTCCCGTACCTGTCAGCGGATCGACATCCGACAAGGCGCTGATGGAACGTATGTCGCTGCAGCCGTCGCGCTACACCGGTCCGATCGGCATCACGACGGTTCTCAACGACACTGCAGCCCGTGAGGGGATCGCGACAGCCTCGCTTTGGGCCGCCGTCCCCCACTATTTGGCTGAGCCGCCGTGCCCCAAGGCGACACTTGCCCTGCTGGGCTCGCTTGAGGATGCCGTCGGCATACCGCTCCCACAGGGCGTTCTCGTTGAGATGACGGACGCCTGGCAGCGAGGAGCTGAAGACCTCGCCTCACGAGACGCCGAGATTGCCGAGTACGTCGAGGCACTCGAGCAGGAACGCGACACCAGCGACCTTCCTGAAGCCAGCGGCGATGCGATCGCGCGAGAGTTTGAGCGCTACCTCCGTCGCCGCACCGACGACCCGGAGTAGCGGCTACGTGACCAAGTTCCGGGATCGCATGTCCGTGCCTGCGCTGATGTTTGTGGGCGCAGTCAACGCGATCATCAGCAGTCTCGGTGCGCCACTACTCCCGCAGATCGCCAAAGATCTCGACGCGAGTATCTCCAGCACGCAATGGGCGTTGACATCGACGATCGTGGTTGCCGCAATAGCCTCGCCGCTGGTGGGACGTATGGGCGACGGAAGGCATCGACGTTTGGTTGTGGCCGCATGTCTCGGCTCAGTCGTGATCGGCTGTGTGATGGCGGCACTTGCCACATCGCTCGGGCCGCTCATCTTCGGTCGCGCTCTGCAAGGACTCGGCATGGCGATCATGCCGTTGACCATGGCCGCGGCCCGGGACCACATGCCCC from the Aeromicrobium panaciterrae genome contains:
- the metH gene encoding methionine synthase, with amino-acid sequence MSSTQHHRPDATEALTALLQSRILVLDGAMGTAIQRDRPDEAGYRGERFKDWPSDVQGNNDLLTLTAPDIIGGIHREYLEAGADIIETNTFNANAVSLSDYGMEEFSYEFNYESAKLARAICDEVGTPDKPRYVAGALGPTTRTASISPDVNDPSARNVSYDQLVDAYAEATRALLDGGSDLIFIETIFDTLNAKAAISAVEKVFTEYGRRWPIVISGTITDASGRTLSGQTTEAFWHSVRHSKPLLVGLNCALGAKEMRPYISEMSRVADTFVSAYPNAGLPNAFGEYDEAPEETAAIVAEFADAGFVNLVGGCCGTTPAHIAEIAKQVDGKAPRPVPESKEALRLSGLEPFSIIEDTLFVNVGERTNITGSARFRNLIKAGDYSTALAVARQQVEAGAQVIDINMDEGMIDGVEAMDRFTKLIATEPDICRVPTMIDSSKWDVIEAGLKNVQGKSIVNSISLKEGEEKFVREAELCRTYGAAAVVMAFDEEGQADNLERRKQICERAYRILVDQVGFPAEDIIFDPNVFAVATGIEEHANYGLDFIEATRWIKENLPGAKVSGGVSNVSFSFRGNNPVREAIHAVFLYHAIGAGMDMGIVNAGALEVYDEVPELLRERIEDVILNRRPDSTERLLDIAADFAGDGSVKEVATEEWRSLPVQERITHALVKGIDEFAESDTEELRQIISDRGGRPIEVIEGPLMDGMNVVGDLFGEGKMFLPQVVKSARVMKKAVAYLLPFIEAEKQPGDAERTNGKVVMATVKGDVHDIGKNIVGVVLQCNNYDVVDLGVMVPAQKILDAARAENADVIGLSGLITPSLDEMVNLASEMERQGFDIPLLIGGATTSRAHTAVKVDQKYHGPVVWVKDASRSVPVVAALLSDEQRPKLLAETAADYDSLRERHAARQDARSLLSIAAARENATPIDWTGYQPPRPRMLAKQARDSHTDDYHVSGAPTQFVKTFSDYSLDELRKYIDWQPFFNAWEMKGKFPDILNSPTTGEAARKLYDDGQAMLDRLIEEKWIRANGVFGLFPASQIEGDAIEVYTDESRTEVLTVLNQLRQQGEHREGVPNRSLADFVAPKDTGLRDYVGAFAVTAGVGITDKIMEFKKELDDYSAILLESLADRLAEAFAERMHERVRKEFWAHAPHEALDNEELIKEKYEGIRPAPGYPACPEHTEKQRIWELLDVEANTGIELTESMAMWPGAAVSGLYFSHPQSQYFVVGRIGRDQVEDYAERKGWSVDEAEKWLSPNLGYRTENE
- a CDS encoding PAC2 family protein, with the translated sequence MSEPIDIPPLRNPWMVAAFEGWNDAADAASGAVDHLIEEWDAELLIELDPEDYYDFQVHRPHVTTDEDDERVIVWPAPSIFHARPRRSDRDVLLLRAPEPNFRWGAFCSTVIGVAKLAGVTELITLGALLADSPHTRPVPVSGSTSDKALMERMSLQPSRYTGPIGITTVLNDTAAREGIATASLWAAVPHYLAEPPCPKATLALLGSLEDAVGIPLPQGVLVEMTDAWQRGAEDLASRDAEIAEYVEALEQERDTSDLPEASGDAIAREFERYLRRRTDDPE